AGACTACTAATTGAAGACCAGTTGAAGATCATTGCAGCAATAAAAGAAGCTGGAAACGTCAAGGTTAGTCCTTTTTACTGAATAATCTTaaatttgtgttttcaaattACCATGCACTTTAAATTAAGTAACGTAGTACTagaagattaattttatttgctcatgtaacaaaaatattttcttttaagatgacttttaatttaattattataaaaatcaataattgcACTATCAGTACGTAGGTTAGTTTTTTTCCAAAACTTATCCAATTGTTTAATGCTGTCtaaaattgttaataaatttttctacACTAATAATTAGAAAATGTTGATTCTTAATTCCTTGTGTCAACAGAGATTTTTTCCATCTGAATTTGGATTGGATGTGGATCGTCACGATTCAGTTGACCCAGTTAGAGAAGTTTTCGAGGAAAAAGCAAGAATTCGAAGAATAATTGAAGCCGAAGGAATTCCATACACTTACCTATGTTGTCATGCCTTTACTGGTTACTTCTTACGTAACCTGGCACAGATTGACATCACTGTTCCTCCGAGGGACAAGGTATTCATTCTAGGAGATGGAAATGTGAAAGGTAATAAACTATAGCTGAATTAGTTATAAACGATTTTAATTGTTTCAGCACAAGTGATAAATCTCAGAGACACAACTCAGTTGCTTCAAAgtgtacatgttttttttacttgtttcaGGAGCGTTTGTGACTGAGGCTGATGTGGGAACTTTGACCATCGAAGCAGCGAATGACCCTAATGCCTTGAACAAAACCGTGCACATAAGACTCCCTAAGAATTATTTGACCATAAATGAGATCATCTCTTTGTGGGAGAACAAAATTGGGAAGACTCTTGAAAAAACTTATGTTTCAGAGGAAAAGGTTCTTAAAGACATTAAGGGTCGGtaacaaattcatttttaaaaatatatgtgaaACTAATTCTTgatttataatgtttttttttggtttactgCAGAGGCTTCTTTTCCAAACAATTACCTGCTGGCATTGTACCACTCACAGCAGATAAAGGGAGATGCAGTGTATGAGATTGACACTGCCAAAGATCTTGAGGCTTCTGAAGCTTATCCTAACGTGGAATACACCACCGTCGATGAATATTTGAATCAGTTTGTCTGATTTTTGAGTAATTGATGCAATTTTTGTTGCTCTGCAAAGTGCTCAATAAAACCtatgccttttcttttttgcgAAATTGGTTGCTTTTGTCCTATGTTTCGGAAACCATCCACATTaatgtaatcttttttttttttaccttaataATACTCTAATCTGCGGTCGGAAGcactgtttaaatttttttacatcattCATGAATACGTGTCACTGCTCCATTTTCTGGCGAGGGGTTCACACTGGACTCACACGTGGGTGTGAAAGAGTGATAGCACTCCACAATTATACTCTACAAATTGttgcataaataaaattaaaaaatatatatgacttaacggaacaaaaaaataaatgctacattattttaagtatttttagaCTTATATttccaattaaaattatatttttattttgataatcaaTGTAATAAAAATAGGCATTAGCGGTAATTAGTAAAgtaaaactttaatttgattgaaaaacacttataacaaaaatatctaAAGTACTCCtacatcaaaaaaaaaaaattgggaataaagtaattgttttgtttaattgtattttcattttcttccaaattcaaatatattactattatttttttaaaatcttgtagaaattttaaaaatttatgtggTCTTTGATTCTGAAAAGTATGAAACGATAGTCAATAGATAGAATGGTagaatcagtaaaaaaaaaaaaaaaaagtagtatgatcttttaaaatatactatataGGACGACGTTATTGACACGTTCGAGTCCTTCTCAATAAGCATGATGTTAGGTGCACACTAAAGTTAGTCAACATTATATAAGAGATAATGATATAAGAGAGgagggaaaaataataatataacaataggggatatatatgaaaaaaaaaattaaaaaagaaagtagaagtattaaataagtatttatattaCTTAAGTGTTTTTGTATTGTTgttattaaattcaaaaataaaaactagttTAGGAATCCAATTGAGAAATAAATACAAGTTGAGGGATTCAATTCAAAAAAGTAATTCAgtgatcaaattaaaaattgtcaaataattcaaagacatgtgaattaatttaatcttgtttaaattacttttatgaTTAACTAGCTGAAAATAGATGAATCATTGGAAATTAGAGAGGCCAAATGATAAGCAAAATAAGAACAAATATTTATGAAGTATTAATTGGAAATTAGAAGTTTTTGGAAAATTTAAATATCCTTATATGATGTTGATCTTCATCCACAATCAGCATTTGTAAATGTAAATTTGAAGTAGTTTTTcccctttttgttttcattatcaGGTTCATTCATGTCTTGCCAATAGAAGTTTTTGGAAAATCAACTTTTGAGCTTGTACGCAGTTGTAGTTATGTTCATGAAACGTCTTCAGTTCACAATAGCACTATAATTTAGAACTACTCTTTTATGCTCAATTTGCCACTTCATTAGCTTTTTATAACATATTAAGCAagttgcttaaaaaaaatacatgtacgTCTTATAA
The nucleotide sequence above comes from Glycine soja cultivar W05 chromosome 11, ASM419377v2, whole genome shotgun sequence. Encoded proteins:
- the LOC114374345 gene encoding isoflavone reductase-like; this translates as MAGKDRILILGPTGAIGRHIVWASVKAGNPTFVLVRNTPGSNNRVNLVKAANPETKEELIESFKNSGVNLIQGDMNDHESLVNAIKQVDVVICAFGRLLIEDQLKIIAAIKEAGNVKRFFPSEFGLDVDRHDSVDPVREVFEEKARIRRIIEAEGIPYTYLCCHAFTGYFLRNLAQIDITVPPRDKVFILGDGNVKGAFVTEADVGTLTIEAANDPNALNKTVHIRLPKNYLTINEIISLWENKIGKTLEKTYVSEEKVLKDIKEASFPNNYLLALYHSQQIKGDAVYEIDTAKDLEASEAYPNVEYTTVDEYLNQFV